The following proteins are co-located in the Candidatus Methylomirabilis sp. genome:
- a CDS encoding homoserine dehydrogenase, with translation MKTIHVGILGLGTVAGGVVRLLQENGPMIDARLGARLHVKRIARRRPEAPAPVAVDPALLTADPLEVIRDPAIQIVVELIGGTEEARRYALEALRAGKHLVTANKALLATHGLEIYRAAAERKLEVGFEAAVCGGIPIIRALRDGLVANRIRSLLGIINGTANYILTKMTEEGRPFAEVLAEAQAKGYAEADPTLDVGGHDAAHKLQILASIAYNTFIELSQVPVEGIAGIDPSDIRYARELGYVVKLLAIAKLADGELEVRVSPTLIPEDHLLASVRGVYNGVYLVGDAAGPQMFYGRGAGQMPTASAVVSDIVEIAANILAKRPSRRATLQRPGVEAELDLKPLGEIRTRYYLRVMVTDKPGVLSKVSGVLGSHNVSIASVIQKARHAEEAVPIVMMSHEAREGDLRAALAGIDRLDVVSRATVCLRVEES, from the coding sequence GTGAAGACAATCCACGTCGGCATCCTCGGCCTGGGGACCGTGGCGGGCGGCGTCGTCCGTCTCCTCCAGGAGAACGGGCCGATGATTGACGCCCGCCTGGGCGCGCGCCTCCACGTGAAGCGGATCGCCCGCCGCCGCCCGGAGGCCCCCGCTCCCGTCGCCGTGGACCCGGCCCTCCTCACGGCCGACCCCCTGGAGGTCATCCGGGATCCGGCCATCCAGATCGTGGTCGAGCTGATCGGGGGGACGGAGGAGGCCCGCCGGTACGCCCTGGAGGCCCTCCGGGCGGGGAAGCACCTGGTGACGGCCAACAAGGCGCTGCTGGCCACCCACGGCCTGGAGATCTACCGGGCCGCGGCGGAGCGCAAGCTCGAGGTCGGCTTCGAGGCGGCGGTCTGCGGGGGTATCCCCATCATCCGGGCTCTCCGGGATGGGCTGGTCGCCAACCGCATCCGGTCCCTGTTGGGCATCATCAATGGGACCGCCAACTACATCCTCACAAAGATGACGGAGGAAGGACGGCCCTTCGCCGAGGTGCTGGCGGAAGCGCAGGCCAAGGGCTATGCCGAGGCCGACCCGACCCTGGATGTGGGCGGGCACGACGCCGCCCATAAGCTCCAGATCCTGGCCTCCATCGCCTACAACACCTTCATCGAGCTGTCCCAGGTGCCCGTGGAGGGGATCGCCGGCATCGACCCCTCCGACATCCGCTACGCCCGGGAGCTGGGGTACGTGGTCAAGCTCCTCGCGATCGCCAAGCTGGCCGACGGGGAGCTGGAGGTCCGCGTGAGCCCGACCCTGATCCCGGAGGATCACCTGCTGGCCTCGGTCCGGGGGGTCTACAACGGGGTCTACCTGGTGGGGGATGCGGCCGGCCCCCAGATGTTCTACGGCCGGGGGGCGGGGCAGATGCCGACGGCCAGCGCCGTCGTGAGCGACATCGTGGAGATCGCCGCGAACATCCTGGCGAAGCGGCCCTCCCGCCGGGCCACCCTTCAGCGGCCGGGGGTCGAGGCGGAGCTGGACCTGAAGCCTCTGGGGGAGATCCGGACCCGCTACTACCTCCGGGTGATGGTGACCGACAAGCCCGGGGTGCTCTCCAAGGTCTCCGGGGTCCTGGGGAGCCACAACGTGAGCATCGCCTCCGTGATCCAGAAGGCCCGACACGCGGAGGAGGCCGTCCCCATCGTGATGATGAGCCACGAGGCGCGGGAGGGAGACCTCCGGGCGGCGCTGGCCGGGATCGACCGCCTGGACGTGGTGAGCAGGGCGACGGTCTGCCTCCGGGTGGAGGAATCGTAG